A single region of the Gorilla gorilla gorilla isolate KB3781 chromosome 1, NHGRI_mGorGor1-v2.1_pri, whole genome shotgun sequence genome encodes:
- the LOC134758715 gene encoding mitogen-activated protein kinase-binding protein 1-like, with protein sequence MPAVRVWDVAEHSQVAELQEHKYGVACVAFSPSAKYIVSVGYQYDMIVKVWAWKKNTVAASNKVSSRVTAASFSEDCSYFVTAGNRHIKFWYLDDSKTSKVNATVPLLGRSGLLGELRNNLFTDVARGRGKKADSTFCVTSSGLLCEFSDRRLLDKWVELRTTVAHCISVSQDYIFCGCADGTVRLFNPSNLHFLSTLPRPHALGTDIASITEASRLFSGVANGRYPDTIALTFDPTNEWLSCVYNDHSIYVWDVRDPKKVGKVYSALYHSSCVWSVEVYPEVKDSNQACLPPSSFITCSSDNTIRLWNTESSGVHGSTLHRNILSSDLIKIIYVDGNTQALLDTELPGGDKADASLLDPRMGIRSVCVSPNGQHLASGDCMGTLRVHELQSLSEMLKVEAHDSEILCLEYSKPDTGLKLLASASRDRLIHVLDAGREYSLQQMLDEHSSSITAVKFAASDGQVRMISCGADKSIYFRTAQKSGDGVQFTRTHHVVRKTTLYDMDVEPSWKYMAISCQDRNIRIFNISSGKQKKLFKGSQGEDGTLIKVQTDPSGIYIATSCSDKNLSILDFSSGECVATMFGHSEIVTGMKFSNDCKHLISVSGDSCIFVWRLSSEMTISMRQRLAELCQRRRDGKQQGPSSPQKASGPNRHQAPSMLSPGPALSSDSDKEGEDEGTEEELPALPVLAKSTKKALASVPSPALPRSLSHWEMSRAQESVGFLDPAPAANPGPRRRGRWVQPGVELSVRSMLDLRQLETLAPSLQDPSQDSLAIIPSGPRKHGQQALETSLTSQNEKPPRPQASQPCSYPHIIRLLSQEEGVFAQDLEPAPIEDGIVYPEPSDSPTMDTSEFQVQAPARGTLGRVYPGSRSSEKHSPDSACSVDYSSSCLSSPEHPTEDSESTEPLSVDGISSDLEEPAEGDEEEEEEEGDVGPYGLQEGSPQTPDQEQFLKQHFETLASGAAPGAPVQVPERSESRSISSRFLLQVQTRPLREPSPSSSSLALMSRPAQVPQASGEQPRGNGANPPGAPPEVEPSSGNPSPQQAASVLLPRCHLSPDSSWAPKRVATASPFSGLQKAQSVHSLVPQERDEASLQAPSPGALLSQEMEAQDGLGSLPPADGRPSRPHSYQNPTTSSMAKISRSISVGENLGLVAEPQAHAPIRVSPLSKLALPSRAHLVLDIPKPLPERPTLAAFSPVTKGRAPGEAEKPGFPVGLGKAHSTTERWACLGEGPTPKPRTECQAHPGPSSPCAQQLPVSSLFQGPENLQPPPPEKTPNPMECTKPGAALSQDSEPAVSLEQCEQLVAELRGSVRQAVRLYHSVAGCKMPSAEQSRIAQLLRDTFSSVRQELEAVAGAVLSSPGSSPGAVGAEQTQALLEQYSELLLGAVERRMERKL encoded by the exons ATGCCTGCCGTGCGGGTTTGGGATGTGGCAGAGCACAGCCAGGTGGCCGAGCTGCAGGAGCACAAGTACGGTGTGGCTTGTGTGGCCTTCTCTCCTAGCGCCAAATACATTGTCTCTGTGGGCTACCAGTATGACATGATCGTCAAGGTGTGGGCCTGGAAG AAAAACACTGTGGCGGCCTCCAACAAGGTGTCCAGTCGGGTGACAGCAGCGTCCTTCTCTGAGGATTGCAGCTACTTTGTCACTGCAGGCAACCGGCACATCAAATTCTGGTATCTCGATGACAGCAAGACCTCAAAG GTGAATGCCACTGTGCCCTTGCTGGGCCGCTCAGGGCTGCTGGGAGAGCTACGGAACAACCTATTCACTGATGTGGCCCGTGGCAGAGGAAAGAAGGCGGACAGTACCTTCTGCGTCACGTCCTCAGGGCTGCTGTGCGAGTTCAGTGATCGAAGGCTTTTGGACAAGTGGGTGGAGCTGAGG ACCACAGTGGCCCACTGCATCTCTGTGAGCCAAGACTACATCTTCTGTGGCTGTGCCGATGGCACCGTGCGCCTTTTCAACCCCTCTAACCTGCACTTCCTTAGCACCTTGCCCCGACCCCATGCTCTGGGGACAGACATTGCTAGCATCACCGAGGCCAG TCGCCTCTTCTCTGGAGTGGCGAATGGCAGGTATCCAGACACCATTGCCTTGACCTTTGATCCTACTAATGAGTGGCTGTCTTGTGTGTACAACGATCATAGCATTTATGTTTGGGATGTGAGGGACCCCAAGAAAGTGGGCAAGGTGTACTCGGCTCTGTATCATTCTTCCTGCGTCTGGAGTGTGGAG GTCTACCCCGAGGTGAAGGATAGTAACCAGGCCTGCCTGCCCCCCAGTTCCTTTATTACCTGCTCCTCAGACAACACCATCCGCCTGTGGAACACAGAGAGCTCCGGGGTGCATGGCTCCACCCTCCACCGAAACATCCTCAGCAGT GACCTCATTAAAATCATCTATGTGGATGGGAACACCCAGGCCCTGCTGGACACAGAGCTGCCTGGAGGAGACAAAGCTGATGCATCCCTGTTGGATCCCCGCATGGGCATCCGCTCGGTGTGTGTCAGCCCCAATGGACAGCATCTAGCATCAGGGGACTGTATGGGCACACTTAG GGTGCACGAACTTCAGTCCCTGAGTGAGATGCTGAAGGTGGAGGCCCATGACTCTGAGATTCTGTGCCTGGAGTATTCTAAGCCAGACACAG GTCTGAAACTGCTAGCATCGGCGAGCCGGGACCGGCTGATCCACGTGCTGGATGCCGGGCGGGAGTACAGCCTACAGCAGATGCTGGACGAACACTCATCCTCCATCACTGCTGTCAAGTTTGCAG CCAGTGATGGGCAAGTCCGCATGATCAGCTGTGGAGCAGACAAGAGCATCTACTTCCGCACTGCGCAGAAG TCTGGAGATGGAGTGCAGTTCACACGGACACACCACGTGGTGCGGAAGACGACCCTCTATGACATGGATGTGGAGCCCAGCTGGAAGTACATGGCTATCAGCTGCCAGGACCGAAATATTCG GATATTTAACATCAGCAGTGGAAAGCAGAAGAAGCTGTTTAAAGGATCACAGGGTGAGGACGGCACACTCATTAAG GTGCAGACAGACCCCTCAGGGATCTACATTGCCACCAGCTGTTCTGACAAGAATCTCTCCATTCTTGACTTCTCCTCAGGCGAGTGCGTGGCCACCATGTTTGGCCACTCAG AGATTGTCACTGGCATGAAATTTAGTAATGATTGTAAACATCTCATCTCTGTGTCTGGGGACAG CTGCATATTTGTGTGGCGCCTGAGCTCTGAGATGACCATCAGCATGAGGCAGCGTCTGGCCGAGTTGTGCCAGCGTCGGCGGGACGGCAAGCAGCAAGGACCATCCTCTCCCCAAAAGGCTTCTGGACCCAACCG GCACCAGGCCCCATCGATGCTGTCTCCTGGACCAGCTCTCTCATCAGACAGTGACAAGGAGGGAGAAGATGAGGGGACTGAAGAAGAACTTCCAGCACTGCCCGTTCTTGCCAAGAGTACCAAGAAGGCACTGG CCTCGGTCCCCAGCCCAGCCTTGCCCCGAAGCCTGTCCCACTGGGAGATGAGTCGG gcacaGGAGTCCGTGGGGTTCCTGGACCCAGCTCCTGCAGCCAACCCAGGACCCAGAAGAAGAGGGCGCTGGGTTCAGCCAGGTGTGGAACTGAGCGTTAGATCCATGCTGGATCTGCGGCAGCTGGAAACACTGGCCCCAAGCCTGCAGGACCCTAGCCAGGACTCGCTGGCCATCATCCCATCTGGTCCCAGGAAGCATGGGCAGCAGGCCCTTGAGACTTCACTCACTAGCCAG AATGAAAAGCCCCCTCGGCCTCAGGCTTCCCAACCTTGTTCCTATCCCCATATTATCCGATTATTGTCACAAGAGGAAGGGGTCTTTGCCCAAGATCTGGAACCTGCACCCATTGAAGACGGTATTGTCTACCCGGAGCCGAGTGACAGCCCCACCATGGATACCAG TGAGTTCCAGGTGCAGGCTCCAGCCCGGGGAACTCTGGGAAGAGTGTACCCAGGCAGCAGGAGCTCAGAAAAGCACAGCCCTGACAGTGCCTGCTCTGTGGATTACAGCAGCAGCTGCCTTTCCAGCCCCGAGCACCCCACTGAAG aCTCTGAGAGCACGGAGCCCCTCAGTGTGGATGGCATCTCCTCAGACCTTGAAGAGCCAGCTGAGGGcgatgaagaagaggaagaagaggagggagacGTGGGCCCCTATGGGCTACAGGAGGGCAGCCCCCAGACTCCAGACCAGGAGCAGTTTCTAAAACAGCACTTTGAGACTCTGGCCAGTGGAGCTGCTCCAG GGGCCCCAGTGCAGGTGCCAGAGAGGTCAGAGTCTCGGAGTATCTCTTCACGATTCCTGTTGCAAGTACAGACCCGCCCACTCAG GGAACCATCCCCGTCCTCCTCAAGCCTGGCACTGATGTCGAGACCAGCCCAGGTGCCACAGGCATCTGGTGAGCAGCCGAGAGGCAATGGTGCCAATCCCCCTGGAGCACCCCCGGAGGTGGAACCGTCCTCTGGCAACCCCAGCCCCCAGCAGGCAGCCTCTGTGCTGTTGCCACGATGCCATCTCAGCCCTGACAGTAGCTGGGCTCCCAAGAGAGTGGCCACAGCCAGCCCCTTTTCTGGACTCCAGAAGGCCCAGTCTGTGCACAGTCTGGTGCCACAGG AAAGAGATGAGGCCAGTCTGCAGGCCCCTTCACCAGGTGCACTGCTCTCTCAGGAGATGGAAGCTCAGGATGGTCTGGGCTCCCTGCCCCCAGCTGATGGCCGTCCGTCTCGGCCTCACTCCTATCAGAACCCCACCACCAGTTCCATGGCCAAGATATCCCGCAGTATCTCTGTTGGGGAGAACCTGGGCCTGGTGGCTGAACCTCAAGCTCATGCCCCCATCCGAGTCTCACCACTCAGCAAGCTGGCCCTGCCCAGCCGGGCTCACCTGGTCCTGGACATCCCCAAACCACTGCCTGAACGTCCTACCCTGGCTGCATTCTCTCCTGTCACCAAAGGCCGGGCCCCTGGTGAGGCAGAAAAGCCTGGCTTCCCGGTGGGCCTAGGAAAAGCTCACAGTACAACTGAGAGATGGGCCTGTTTGGGGGAGGGCCCCACTCCCAAGCCTAGGACAGAGTGCCAGGCTCATCCTGGGCCCagcagcccctgtgcccagcaacTGCCAGTCAGCAGCCTCTTCCAAGGCCCTGAAAACTtgcagcccccaccccctgaGAAGACTCCCAACCCCATGGAATGCACCAAGCCAGGGGCAGCCCTGAGCCAGGACTCAG